From the genome of Streptomyces sp. NBC_00523:
GGGACACGGCGGCGGCCGCCACCGCGGACGTGTACACGGCCGCGATCCAGGAACACCGCAGGCGGGCCCGCACGCGTCACGTGTAACAGCCCGGCCGCCTCTTCCCGCGCCCGTTCACGCGTAACCCTCCTCACCACCGGTCCCGACCGCGCGCCTTTGCCACCTGACGTACGCTCGAAACATGGCTGACGCACCCGTACCGGCGAAGAACGAGGCCACCCGGGCCGCCCAGGTCCTCGAAGCGAGCTTCGCCGACGCCGGGCTCGACTGGGAGAGCCCCGCACCGGGCAACTATGTGGTCCAGCTCCCCGGCACCCGCAAGCTGTCGACCACCTGCTCACTGATCGTCGGCGCGCACAGCCTCTCGCTCAACGCCTTCGTCATCCGGCACCCCGACGAGAACGACGCGGCGGTGCACCGCTGGCTGCTGGAACGGAACCTGCGCCTGTTCGGCGTGAGTTACGCGATCGACCCGCTCGGCGACATCTACCTCACCGGCAAGCTGCCGCTGTCCGTGGTGACGCCCGAGGAGGTGGACCGGCTGCTCGGCTCCGTGCTGGAGGCGGCGGACGGCGCCTTCAACTCCCTGCTGGAGATCGGCTTCGCGACCGCGATCCGCAAGGAGTACGCCTGGCGGGTCTCGCGCGGCGAGTCCACCCGTAATCTCGACGCCTTCGCGCACCTCACCCGGCGCTCCGCGGGCTGACCTCGCGTCACCCCCGTACGCGCGTCGCCGACTCGATCTCCCTCAGCGTGGCCTCCAGGCGGGGCGCGACCTCGTTCCAGGTCCACTCCAGCTGGTCCCCGGAGGTGCCGCGCGGCACGGTCTCGACCAGCATGATCAGATACAGATACGCCCGGTAGAGCGCGAGCCGCAGCCGCAGCGAGGCGTCGAACTCCACGGGCCCGCCCGGCGCCTCTTCCCCGTAACCGGCGAGGAAATCCTTGTCGTCCGCGATGTCACCCAGCAGAGCGAGCGACACGAAGTCGGCGGCCGGGTCGCCCCAGAACATCCGCTCCCCGTCGATGACCCCGCCCACCCGCCGGGCGCCCGGCTCACCGGTGACCAGGATGTTCCCCTGCCACAGGTCGAAGTGGACCAGGGCGGGCCGGGTCACGTCGTCCAGCGCGTACGCGGCTGCGCCGAGCACCGCGCAGGTCTCCGCCGCCGTACGGGGCAGCCGGGCCGCGTACGTCCGCGCGTCGGCCAGGACCGCGTCCGTCATCGTGGTGAACGCCTGCCGCCAGGTGGGCGCGAGCGGGCCGAGCGCCTGCGAGGGGTAGCCGAAGCCGCCCGGCGCGGGCACGCCGTGCAGCCGGCCGATGATCCGCCCGAGCTCGGTGCGCAGCCGCGCCTCCTCGCCGTCGGCCATCGCGCCGGTCAGCTCGTGCCAGGGGCGGCCGGCGCGGGCGGACATGACCACGTACGGGCCGGTGGCGGCGGCCGGGTCGAGCTCGGCGCGTACGACGAGGGGCACGGAGGTCTCGTCGGCGGCGGCCCGGTAGAACGTCACCTCGTTGACCAGCAGGTCGTGTTCGTACGAAAGGCAGTCCCCGGCGGCCGGCGGCGGCACCTTCACCACCCGGTCCCGCCCGTCCGTCAGCCGGACGCGGCTGACGGCGTTGTACGTGCCCCCGGTGAGCGGTTCGCAGGAGGCGACCAGACCGGGCGGCGTGCCCAACGCGGCGAGGACATCGGCGGGAACGGAATCGATCGGCACGGCGGGCTCCCCCTGAACGGTGTGCGCGAAGTGATCACGACGTCGTCACGATCACGTGCGATGCCCAAGGTAAAGGATTGCCAAACCACAGCGGGCTCATAGAGTTGGATCACCCCCACGCACCCCTATTTCAGCCGCGCCGAACCCGGCGGGGCTGCTCGCGTGCGGGCGAAACACTTTGAGCAGAAGGACGGGCCATGCGACCCACTGTCATACGCCGTACCGCCGTTGCCGCCACCGTGATGTCCCTGGCGCTGTTCACCGCCGCCTGCGGTTCGGACGGCGACGACAAGGGCGCCGACAAGGCGGCCGGCTCCTCGGCCCAGCCGTCGGAAAAGGGCGACGACAAGGGCGCGGAGGCCCCCGCGAAGGCGCTGTCCGCCGCCGAGCTGGAGCAGGTCTCGCTGGCGCAGGGCGACGTCAAGGACCACAAGATCACCAAGGCCGGTCCGGCCGACCTGATCGACGCCAAGGACGTGACCGCGGACAAGGAGTCCTGCGACGTCTTCGGCGACGCGCTGATGGGTGCCAAGGCCGGTTCGCCCGTCGCCAGCACGCAGCGCAAGGTGGCCAGCGTGCCGAAGAAGGGCGCGGACAAGGACATCGCCGACCCGGAGGAGGCGTTCAAGGCCGCCTTCGACATCACGACCACGATGACCACGCTCGCGTCGTACGACGGCAAGGGCGCCGAGGAGACGCTGGCCGCGCTGCGCACCGCCGCGACGGACTGCGCGGGCGGCTTCACGCTCACCGTCGGCGGGGACAAGCAGAAGGTCGCCAAGATCGCGGAGGAGCAGGTCAAGGGCGGCGAGGGGGCGGCGGCCTGGACGGTGACGGTGGAGTCGGACGGCGAGAAGAACTCCCTCAAGCTCACCGCGCTGCGTCAGGGCGCGACGCTCGCCACGCTCAGCTCGATGAACCTCGCGGCCGCGGGCTCCGGCGAGGACTTCGACCTGCCGACCGCGGTGATCGACGCGCAGGCGAAGAAGCTCGCCTGACCTTCCGTCAAGGAAGCGGAACGAGCCGTACGACGGTGACGGTGAGGACCGAACCGGAGACGTAATAGAGCACGATCGCCCCGGCGACCGTCGCCTCCCGGCGATCGTGCTCCCCCTTGACGGCGGTCGACCCGTGCCCATAGGGCTCACGGCCCAGGGTCGCCGCCATCCCGGCCCGGAATGTTTCACCGTCCGCCATCTTGGCAAGGGTGTCGTCGGCGGGCGGCGCGTAGGAGATCCGGAAGCTCAAGCGACGCTCCGCCTCTCGGCCTCGTCCCGCGCCAGCCGGTCCAGAATCCGCTCGGCCTCCGGATCGGGCACGGCCTCCAGCATCCAGTGCCGCATCACGGCCTGGATCTCATGCACCCCCGCCTCGTTGATGGCCCGCTCGAACTCCGCCCGCCGCCCCTCCGGCAGCGCGTCCCGGATTGCCGGAATGCTGTTGGGCACCTCGACCTCGGCACCCCCGACAAAGGTCTTCAAAGGCTCACCCATAACCGCCCTCCCGCTCTTCCCCGCAGGGCGCCCAGGGTACGGGCCGGGGTGACGCGCGTCACTCCCGTCTGCGCCACCACCGGGTTGGGGCGGGCGCCGAGTCATGGGTCTCGGCGACGGGTTGCCGCGGCAGACCTCGTACGGCGGTACGTATCCGGTCGAAGCCGGCCACGCGATGACACGCCATCCCGCTCTCGCCGGGCAGTAGGACGCCGAGGCACACGAGCCGGAAGCTGCGTTCCTCGAGGTGGCGCCCCACGAAGACCGGCGCCCCGGCACAGCCGTGGGGGATGCGCCCGCCCCAGACGAACTCCTGTCCGTCGCCGCGCCGTACGATCTCACCGATGATCACGGCCTGTTCCCGCTGAGTGCGGTCCGGCCCCACGTCATGGCCCAGTACATATGCCGGCATCGGACCGTCGCCCAGCAACGCGAGGTCCTCCGGCTTCGCGGCGATGCCGTCGGTGATTTCATCGGTCGCCCACGCCCACTTCTTCCGCCGCGCGAGCGAGTGCAGCACACCTGCGGGCATGACGGAGACGCCGGTGTCACCGAGGGGCGTCCAGCCCTCCTGGAACCCCATCATCATCAGGCCGTTCGCGCTCATGGGGGATTCCGAGAGCCCGGGCCGCAGACGTATCTCGGCGAGGTCGTACCGGGTCAACGCCCCTGCGGTCATGAGGTACTGCACGTACGTTTCGTTGTCGTCGTCCACGGCGATGAGGTCGTTGAACCAGAACGCGGTCCCGAAGGTATCGCCGCGGTGGGCCTGCTGGTACGGCAGCGTGGAGCGGCCGCAGTTGTCGAGGATTGCATCGATGATGGACCGGTGATCGGTCGTCTGCGCGGACACAAGAGCCGAACTTATCGGAGCTCATGCGTCAGACTCCCGCTCATGCCCACACGATCTGACATGGCTCTCGAGATGCACCTCGGGCGGATCCTCGCTGCCGCTACGGAGGAAACCGTCAAGAGCGCGCTTGCCGCGACTCTGCGCCACATTCGGTCCGGCACCGGAGGGAGGCGAAAGGGAGGAAAGCGGCTTACGGAACTCCTCGGCGCGGCGCGACTCACGGCCGCTCAGCCGGAGGAGTGGGAGGTCGTGCGGTCACTTCAAGATGCTCTTCACTACGCGGAAGGAAGACTGCTCAGACCCGACTACGAAGAGAAGTACCGATTGCGTTATGTGGATCACGGCCCTCGTGACGAGTTGGGGCTCGGTTCGATTTCGAGAACCGTGGCCATGATGAACGAATTCTGGTGCGCGGAAGCCGAGAGATACCTCGAAGACCATCCTGATTGTAGTCTTGCGGAGATTGTGCAATACGTTCGCGGGCTGGGTGCGGACGCTCGATTCATGCAAGCCCCCGCAGAAGATCCGGCGCGCTACTACATACCTCGTGGGATGGCAGAGCACGCGCTGTGGACCGAGCGAGTGCTGAACAATCGGGTGGAGATAAAAGATCCAGCGGGAGCCGCGCGCCGAATCGTGTCGTCCCCCGATGCGCTTGCGGTCCTCGGGGCGGATGCAGACGGCCGTACGGTCCTGCTTGCGGCAGAGCTGCAACGCAGGGCGACCCACCTGCGTGAGCTGCGGCGACTGGCTGAAGATGCCACTACGACCGAGCACGCTCTGCAGAGGGCCCTAAAGGGGATGCACTGGATATTCGGCGGACACTTCATCGGGGAAGCCCGGCAACGAAGGTTGGTGCCTGGAGACGAGGTTGACATCCCGCTCATCCGCGGGGACGGCTCTCTGTACATCGTCGAACTGAAAAGAGCTGCTGGTGTGAAGCTGGTGAAGGAGCATCGAGGCTCCTGGGTGCCGAGAAGAGAGGTGTCCGAGGCCGTTGGTCAGGCCATCAACTACCTCGTCGGCCTGGACGAGAGCCGAGAACGAATATTGACGGAGTTCGGGATCGATACGCGTCGGGCGAGCGCACTCGTCCTCATCGGGCACCCGCTGAGTCAGCCAGAAATTGCAGAAGCGGAAATCAGCGAGGCTCTGCGCATTCACGCATCACATCTGAACCGGGTTGAAGTCCTCACGTACAAGGAGCTGATCGACAGCGCGGAGAGAGCCCTCGCGTTGGGTGATGTGATCTGACGTAAGGTCTGCTCGCTCAGCGGGGTGCCACGCGAAGGCCCCCGTCCGACGATGCAGGGCGGGGGCTTCTCGGGGCTGTCGTTACTTCTTGCCCTGGTTCTTCACGGCCTCGATGGCGGCCTTGGCCGCGTCCGCGTCGAGGTAGGTGCCGCCCGGGTTCAGGGGGCGGAACTCCGCGTCGAGTTCGTAGGTGAGCGGGATGCCCGTGGGGATGTTCAGGCCCGCGATGTCGGCGTCGGAGATGCCGTCGAGGTGCTTGACCAGGGCGCGGAGGCTGTTGCCGTGGGCGGCGACCAGGACCGTGCGGCCGGTCAGGAGGTCCGGGACGATGCCGTCGTACCAGTACGGCAGCATGCGCGTGACGACGTCCTTCAGGCACTCCGTGCGCGGGCGGATCTCCGGCGGGATCGTCGCGTAGCGCGCGTCGTCGCTCTGGGAGAACTCGGTGCCGTCCTCGAGGGCGGGCGGCGGGGTGTCGTACGAGCGGCGCCAGAGCATGAACTGCTCCTCGCCGAACTCGGCGAGCGTCTGCGCCTTGTCCTTGCCCTGGAGCGCGCCGTAGTGGCGCTCGTTCAGACGCCAGGAGCGGTGGACGGGGATCCAGTGGCGGTCCGCGGCCTCCAGCGCGAGCTGGGCGGTGCGGATGGCGCGCTTCTGGAGGGAGGTGTGCAGCACGTCGGGGAGCAGGCCGGCGTCCTTCAGCAGCTCACCGCCGCGGACCGCCTCCTTCTCGCCCTTCTCGGTGAGGTTGACGTCCACCCATCCGGTGAACAGGTTCTTCGCGTTCCACTCGCTCTCGCCGTGGCGGAGGAGGATCAGCTTGTACGGTGCGTCGGCCATGAGTCCGAGCGTAATCGAACCCGTCCGAGGCGCGCGCGACCGGTCACAGAGCGGACAGGGCCGGAGGAGGGGGCGTTCCGTCGTTTGACGGGGGGCGTCAATTGAGTGGCAGCGGCCTCCCACGGATTCGTAATGTTCGGACCGTCGGTGGGCCTCTTACTTCCCCCGGCGTCATCCGTCGTACGTCCCTGGGGGGAACCCGTATGTCTGCCACCGGTCTCGGACGGGCCACCCGCGCCACCCGGGAAACCGTCTCCGGGCTCCCCAGGGAGTTCTGGTGGCTGTGGACCAGCACCCTGGTCAACCGCCTGGGCGCGTTCGTCGCCACCTTCATGGCCCTCTATCTGACCCTGGACCGCGGCTACTCCGCCTCGTACGCCGGTCTCGTCGCCGCCCTCCACGGGCTCGGCGGGGTCGTCTCCTCGCTCGGGGCCGGGGTGCTGACCGACCGCATCGGGCGGCGGCCCACCATGCTCGCCGCCCAGCTCTCCACCGCCGCCGCGGTCGCCGTGCTCGGCTTCATGACGCATCCGGCGGCCATCGCCGGGGTCGCGTTCGTCGTCGGCATGGCGAGCAACGCCTCCCGCCCGGCGGTCCAGGCGATGATCGCCGACATCGTGCCCGCGAAGGACCGGGTGCGGGCCTTCTCGCTCAACTACTGGGCCATCAACCTCGGCTTCGCGGTCTCCTCCGCCGGTGCCGGGTTCGTCGCCGAGTACAGCTATCTCGCGGGCTTCGTCGGCGAGGCCGCGATGACCCTCGTCTGCGCGGTTGTCGTCTTCCTGAAGGTGCCCGAGTCCCGGCCGGAGCGGTCCGGCGGGCCCACGGTCGGCGGGGTGCCCGCCGACGACGGCGTACGGCTCTCCACGGTGCTGCGCGACGGACGGTTCATGGGCGTCGTCGGCCTGTCGTTCGTGATCGCGCTGATCTTCCAGCAGGGTTACGTGGGCCTGCCGGTGGCCATGGGCGCGGACGGGCTCAGCAGCTCCGACTTCGGTACGGCGATCGCCGTCAACGGCGTCCTCATCGTCGTGCTCCAGATCCCCGTCACCCGGTTCATCCAGAGCCGCGACCCGCGCCGGCTGCTCGTCGCCTCCTCGCTGCTCGCGGGGTACGGGTTCGGGCTGACGGCCTTTGCCGGTTCCGTCGGGGTGTACGCGCTGACCATCAGCGTGTGGACGGTCGCCGAGATCATCAACGCGCCCGTGCAGAACGGCCTGGTCGTCCAGCTGTCCCCGGCCCACGGCAGGGGCCGCTACCAGGGCATGTACACCCTGTCCTGGTCGGCCGCCGCGCTGATCGCCCCGCTGATGTCCGGTGTGGTCATCGACCACTTCGGCGCCGGCTGGCTGTGGGCGACCACCGCACTCCTGGGCACGGTGGCCTCCGCCGGCTACTGGTTGCTCATGCGCGGCCTGCCGAACGCGGAGACCGCGGTGGCGGAGACCGCCGCACCGGCGCGGCCGGCCGGGGCACGGGTCACGAAGGCGGAGGCGTCACCCTCGTAACCCGTACGGCCCAGCGGCCGGCGGCGTCAGCCGGAGCAGCCCCCGCACTGGCACGGCGCCCCGGACTGGCAGCCGCACCCGCAGCCCGATCCGCAGCCGCAGGCGCCGAGCACGGTCAGCGGCACCACCTCGGCGGGGGCCTCCCGCTCCGGTTCGGTCATGGGGGAGTCGGCCATGGTTCCTCCTCAAGGCGTACGACAGGGCCGCACGCCCATCGAGGGGCCCGCGACCCGGGGCGTACGGACACGTCGTGCCGCCCCGTCCTATTGCATGCCCACCCGGACGGGCGCATCAACGGCGCACGTGCGCAGGAACGTATGTACGAGCCGTGCGCGCGGGCGTGCGCCCGGCCACGAGCGCCCCGCCCTTCCCGCGCCGGAGCCTTCCTGAGCGCCCCGTCGCCCCTAAGCCCCGTCGACCGGCGTGGGCTGCTGGATCTCGTCCGCGTGCTCACCCGTCACCAGGTAGACGACGCGCTTCGCCACCGACACCGCGTGGTCCGCGAACCGCTCGTAGTAACGGCCGAGCAGCGTCACGTCGACGGCCGTCTCGATGCCGTGCTTCCAGCGGTCGTCCATCAGGTGCTGGAACAGCGCGCGGTGCAGCAGGTCCATCTCGTCGTCGTCCTGCTCCAGCTGGAGCGCGAGGTCGACGTCCTTGGTGACGATCACCTCGGCCGCCTTCGCCATCAGGCGCTGCGCGAGCTGGCCCATCTCCAGGATGGTGGCGTGCAGGTCGTGCGGGACCGCGGACTGCGGGAAGCGCAGCCGGGCCAGCTTGGCGACGTGCTGGGCGAGGTCGCCCGAGCGCTCCAGGTCCGCGCTCATCCGCAGCGACGTCACGACGATCCGCAGATCGGTCGCCACCGGCTGCTGGCGGGCCAGGAGCGCGATGGCCCGGGCCTCCAGCTCGTGCTGGAGGTCGTCCACCTTCTGGTCGGCGGCGATCACCGACTCCGCCAGCTTCAGATCGGCGTCGAGCATCGCCGTCGTCGCCCGGCCTATCGCCGAGCCGACGAGCCGTGCCATCTCGACCAGGCCCTCGCCGATCGAGTCGAGTTCCTCGTGGTACGCGTCACGCATGGGTGTCCCTCTCCAGTCCTTGACCGAGGCCGGGGCCCGCCGATGACCGGCTCCGAACCCCACGACACCACCGTGACGGGCGTACGCGTCGGATTCCGACCGGCCAAGTGAACCGGCCCTTGCCCCTCGGTGAACTCTGGGCGACGAGTGACCGAGGAGGCCCCCGGACGGCTGGGAGAGTGTCCGACGCGCCGCATAACCTGGACACATGGACGTGAACGCGGCGGTCGCCGCAGCTGCCGCGATCGCCGGTGTCGGTACCGGTGTGATCGCCATGCTGGCGTTCCGCTGGAGCGAGCGCGACCAGAAGAAGCCGACGCGCACCTCCCTGCGGTCCGACAGCGGCGCCCCGCTGCCCCCGGGCGTCGACACGGTGCTGTCCGTGCTCAGCTCCTCCGCGGTGGTGCTGGACGAGAGCGACAGCGTCGTCAAGGCCAGCTCCGCCGCGTACGCGCTGGGGCTCGTCCGGGGCGGCCGCCTCGCCGTCGAGCCGATGCTCAACATGGCGCGGGACACCCGCCGCGACGGTGAGATACGCCAGGTCGAACTGGACCTCCCGCGCCGCGGCACGGGCCGGGGCGAGGCCCTGGCGGTCTCCGCGCGGGTCGCCCCGCTCGGCTCCCGGCTGGTGCTGCTGCTGGTGGAGGACCTCACCGAGGCCCGTCGCATCGAGGCGGTCCGGCGCGACTTCGTCGCCAACGTCAGCCATGAGCTCAAGACCCCGACCGGCGCCCTGTCCCTGCTCTCGGAGGCCGTGCTCGACGCCTCCGACGACCAGGAGGCCGTCGAGCACTTCGCCCGCCGGATGCAGATCGAGGCGACCCGGCTCACCAACCTCGTCCAGGAGCTGATCGACCTCTCCCGGGTGCAGAACGACGACCCGCTGGAGGACGCCGAGCCGGTCCGCGTGGACGAGCTGGTCGCCGAGGCCATCGACCGCTGCCGCCAGCAGGCCGGTTCCAAGCAGATCACCATGGCCGCCGGCGGCACCGCCGACCTGCGGATATGGGGGAACCGGGGCCAGCTCGCCGCGGCCCTGGGCAACCTGGTCGAGAACGCCGTCAACTACAGCCCCGCCCGCACCCGCGTCGGCATCGCCGCCCGCCGCGTGGTCGTGCCCGGCGGGGAGGAGATCGAGATCGCCGTGACCGACCAGGGCATCGGCATCTCCGAGAAGGACCGGGAACGGGTCTTCGAACGCTTCTACCGCGTCGACCCGGCCCGCTCACGCGCCACCGGTGGTACGGGCCTCGGCCTGGCCATCGTCAAACACGTGGCCGCCTCGCACGGCGGGGAGGTCACCGTGTGGAGCTCGGAGGGACAGGGCTCCACCTTCACCCTGCGGCTGCCCGAAGCGGGCTCCGCACGCGGCCGGGACCGTGCGTCCGGCGGCCCGCTCATCGTCAACGGCGACGCGGCGTCCCACCCGGACGCCGCCCCCGACTCCTTCGATTCATTCCCTTCCCCGGAGGCCCTTCCGTGACCCGAGTGCTTGTCGTCGAGGATGAGGAATCCTTCAGCGACGTCCTGTCCTACATGCTCCGCAAGGAAGGCTTCGAGGTCGCCATCGCGGCCACCGGACCCGACGGCCTGGACGAGTTCGAGCGCAACGGCGCCGACCTCGTGCTGCTCGACCTGATGCTGCCCGGACTCCCCGGCACCGAGGTCTGCCGCCAGCTGCGCAGCCGCTCCAACGTGCCCGTGATCATGGTGACCGCCAAGGACAGCGAGATCGACAAGGTCGTCGGCCTGGAGATAGGGGCCGACGACTACGTCACCAAGCCCTTCTCCTCCCGTGAGCTCGTCGCCCGCATCCGGGCCGTGCTGCGCCGCCGCGGCGAGCCCGAGGAGGTCGCCCCCGCCGCCCTGGAGGCCGGACCGGTCCGCATGGACGTCGACCGGCACGTCGTCACGGTCTCCGGCGGCAAGGTCGACCTGCCGCTCAAGGAGTTCGACCTGCTGGAGATGCTGCTGCGCAACGCGGGCCGGGTGCTGACCCGGATGCAGCTCATCGACCGGGTCTGGGGCGCGGACTACGTGGGCGACACCAAGACCCTCGACGTCCACGTGAAGCGGC
Proteins encoded in this window:
- a CDS encoding YbjN domain-containing protein; this translates as MADAPVPAKNEATRAAQVLEASFADAGLDWESPAPGNYVVQLPGTRKLSTTCSLIVGAHSLSLNAFVIRHPDENDAAVHRWLLERNLRLFGVSYAIDPLGDIYLTGKLPLSVVTPEEVDRLLGSVLEAADGAFNSLLEIGFATAIRKEYAWRVSRGESTRNLDAFAHLTRRSAG
- a CDS encoding phosphotransferase family protein, producing MPIDSVPADVLAALGTPPGLVASCEPLTGGTYNAVSRVRLTDGRDRVVKVPPPAAGDCLSYEHDLLVNEVTFYRAAADETSVPLVVRAELDPAAATGPYVVMSARAGRPWHELTGAMADGEEARLRTELGRIIGRLHGVPAPGGFGYPSQALGPLAPTWRQAFTTMTDAVLADARTYAARLPRTAAETCAVLGAAAYALDDVTRPALVHFDLWQGNILVTGEPGARRVGGVIDGERMFWGDPAADFVSLALLGDIADDKDFLAGYGEEAPGGPVEFDASLRLRLALYRAYLYLIMLVETVPRGTSGDQLEWTWNEVAPRLEATLREIESATRVRG
- a CDS encoding Shedu anti-phage system protein SduA domain-containing protein — protein: MALEMHLGRILAAATEETVKSALAATLRHIRSGTGGRRKGGKRLTELLGAARLTAAQPEEWEVVRSLQDALHYAEGRLLRPDYEEKYRLRYVDHGPRDELGLGSISRTVAMMNEFWCAEAERYLEDHPDCSLAEIVQYVRGLGADARFMQAPAEDPARYYIPRGMAEHALWTERVLNNRVEIKDPAGAARRIVSSPDALAVLGADADGRTVLLAAELQRRATHLRELRRLAEDATTTEHALQRALKGMHWIFGGHFIGEARQRRLVPGDEVDIPLIRGDGSLYIVELKRAAGVKLVKEHRGSWVPRREVSEAVGQAINYLVGLDESRERILTEFGIDTRRASALVLIGHPLSQPEIAEAEISEALRIHASHLNRVEVLTYKELIDSAERALALGDVI
- a CDS encoding phosphoglyceromutase, producing the protein MADAPYKLILLRHGESEWNAKNLFTGWVDVNLTEKGEKEAVRGGELLKDAGLLPDVLHTSLQKRAIRTAQLALEAADRHWIPVHRSWRLNERHYGALQGKDKAQTLAEFGEEQFMLWRRSYDTPPPALEDGTEFSQSDDARYATIPPEIRPRTECLKDVVTRMLPYWYDGIVPDLLTGRTVLVAAHGNSLRALVKHLDGISDADIAGLNIPTGIPLTYELDAEFRPLNPGGTYLDADAAKAAIEAVKNQGKK
- a CDS encoding MDR family MFS transporter translates to MSATGLGRATRATRETVSGLPREFWWLWTSTLVNRLGAFVATFMALYLTLDRGYSASYAGLVAALHGLGGVVSSLGAGVLTDRIGRRPTMLAAQLSTAAAVAVLGFMTHPAAIAGVAFVVGMASNASRPAVQAMIADIVPAKDRVRAFSLNYWAINLGFAVSSAGAGFVAEYSYLAGFVGEAAMTLVCAVVVFLKVPESRPERSGGPTVGGVPADDGVRLSTVLRDGRFMGVVGLSFVIALIFQQGYVGLPVAMGADGLSSSDFGTAIAVNGVLIVVLQIPVTRFIQSRDPRRLLVASSLLAGYGFGLTAFAGSVGVYALTISVWTVAEIINAPVQNGLVVQLSPAHGRGRYQGMYTLSWSAAALIAPLMSGVVIDHFGAGWLWATTALLGTVASAGYWLLMRGLPNAETAVAETAAPARPAGARVTKAEASPS
- the phoU gene encoding phosphate signaling complex protein PhoU; its protein translation is MRDAYHEELDSIGEGLVEMARLVGSAIGRATTAMLDADLKLAESVIAADQKVDDLQHELEARAIALLARQQPVATDLRIVVTSLRMSADLERSGDLAQHVAKLARLRFPQSAVPHDLHATILEMGQLAQRLMAKAAEVIVTKDVDLALQLEQDDDEMDLLHRALFQHLMDDRWKHGIETAVDVTLLGRYYERFADHAVSVAKRVVYLVTGEHADEIQQPTPVDGA
- a CDS encoding sensor histidine kinase produces the protein MDVNAAVAAAAAIAGVGTGVIAMLAFRWSERDQKKPTRTSLRSDSGAPLPPGVDTVLSVLSSSAVVLDESDSVVKASSAAYALGLVRGGRLAVEPMLNMARDTRRDGEIRQVELDLPRRGTGRGEALAVSARVAPLGSRLVLLLVEDLTEARRIEAVRRDFVANVSHELKTPTGALSLLSEAVLDASDDQEAVEHFARRMQIEATRLTNLVQELIDLSRVQNDDPLEDAEPVRVDELVAEAIDRCRQQAGSKQITMAAGGTADLRIWGNRGQLAAALGNLVENAVNYSPARTRVGIAARRVVVPGGEEIEIAVTDQGIGISEKDRERVFERFYRVDPARSRATGGTGLGLAIVKHVAASHGGEVTVWSSEGQGSTFTLRLPEAGSARGRDRASGGPLIVNGDAASHPDAAPDSFDSFPSPEALP
- a CDS encoding response regulator transcription factor yields the protein MTRVLVVEDEESFSDVLSYMLRKEGFEVAIAATGPDGLDEFERNGADLVLLDLMLPGLPGTEVCRQLRSRSNVPVIMVTAKDSEIDKVVGLEIGADDYVTKPFSSRELVARIRAVLRRRGEPEEVAPAALEAGPVRMDVDRHVVTVSGGKVDLPLKEFDLLEMLLRNAGRVLTRMQLIDRVWGADYVGDTKTLDVHVKRLRAKIEPDPGAPRFLVTVRGLGYKFEP